The Pseudomonadota bacterium genomic sequence TGGCAAGTGCTTGTAGAATTTCCTCCGTGTAGGTTGCACCCAAAGCCTGTTCAAGGTCTTGCAGATTGCGAATCTCCATGACAATTACGGCAACCTTATTGCCTTGCTGAGTCAAGGTCATGAAATCTCGTTGCAAACCCCTTAAATTAGGCAACCCAGTCATCGGGTTGGTTAGGCTTTGCTGCTCAATAATGTGAAGATACCTTCTAAAAAGATGGGATCCCATCCCGGATAGGCTGCCCATTAACACAAAAAATAGGCAACGAATTACCCAATCAAAAGTGAGTTGCTGGGTGGAGAGACTAACATCCAAGGGCATCCAGGGCCCGGTCAGCAGCCCTGCAATTAAGGCTGCCAATATACCTCCCCAAATCGAGAAAAAGAAGCCAGCAAGAATAATGGGGATGTAAAAGATATGCACAAAAGCATGTGAGGTCCCACCAGTTAGATAAACGACTCCCCCACTACTGATCAGCATGATCAAAAGACCCGTTGCGACAACCCAAATTGCCCACCCTTTTGGTTGCAACCAATTGAAAGGAGAGGCGTTGTTGAATGGCTCTGGTATTTTTGTTTTCATGGTGTCAGTATTCTAGCAGATAAATAGACGGCAAGGAAAACGGGTAACGATGGATACTCTCAGCAACTTAAAACTTATTGACCTCACCCATACAATCGCACCAAACATTCCCTGCTGGAATGGCCCTAAAAGTTGTGGATTCCAACACGAAATCAAATTGGATTATACAGATGGCAATCGTGACCCAGGATTTCGAGTGCAACAAATCACAATGCATGCTGGCATCGGTACTCACATGGACGCACCTGCCCATTGTGTTCCTGGAGGTGATTCTATTGCCGAGCTTCCTCTGGAAAATTTTTTTGCTCCTTGCTGTGTGATTGATGTCTCAGACCGTATCCATGAACGTTATAGCCTCAGCGTCGACGATATTCGGGGCTTTGAATCGCAGCATGGCAAACTTAAAGAGAATACTTTTGTCATCGTGTATACCGGTTGGGAAAAATTCTGGGGCACACCTGAAAGGTACCATAACAATTATACGTTCCCCAGTGTGTCGGAAAAGGCAGCCTTGATTTTACTGGAACGCAAAATTGTAGGACTTGGTATTGACACTTTTTCTCCCGATCGTCCTGAAGATGGCTTTCCTGTACATCAACATATCTTAGGAGCTAGAAAATACATCATCGAGAATATTGCAAACACGCGACTCCTTCCACCAACTGGTGCTTATACGTTGGCATTGCCGATCAAAACATTTGAGGGTACTGAGGCCCCCACTCGCCTGGTGGGTCTTGTGCAGTGCTAATCTAACCCAACCAAGCCAATGATAAATTTGATCAAGGCAAAAGCGATTGGCAGGATAACAAGGGCAAAGGGATTCAACTTGATTCCCATATTTTGTAGTAACATCGGAAGGACTAAGATCAATCCAATCAAAATCAACATTCCATAGCGCTCAAGCTTTGCCAGCGCCATGGCTGGTCTTTTTGGCAGTAGGCCCACAGCGACACGCCCCCCATCAAGAGGAGGAAGTGGCAGCATATTAAACACGGCTAAAATAACATTGATAAAAATAGAAAACTCCAAAGACTTCAAAGTCAATGCAAGTGCTGGACTTGGGACAAATGGGACCGCACTGAAAGGCTCTGGCCCAAACAAACTCAATGTGAATTTAATAAACAGAGCCGATAAAAATGCCAGAAATAAGTTTGTCCCAGGGCCGGCGGCTGCCACCAACACCATATCGCGTCTGGGATTGTTCAAAGCTCGGAAATTGACCGGAACCGGCTTGGCATATCCAAAGACGAACGGCGATCCAAAAGCAATCAACATACCCGGCAGCAATACTGTACCGATTGGATCAATGTGCTTTATAGGATTAAAACTGACACGCCCTAACAGGTAAGCAGTATTGTCCCCCAATCTATGGGCTACAAATCCGTGTGCAGCTTCATGAAAAGTAA encodes the following:
- a CDS encoding site-2 protease family protein yields the protein MEIFTYYLPLIIAYGVPILFAITFHEAAHGFVAHRLGDNTAYLLGRVSFNPIKHIDPIGTVLLPGMLIAFGSPFVFGYAKPVPVNFRALNNPRRDMVLVAAAGPGTNLFLAFLSALFIKFTLSLFGPEPFSAVPFVPSPALALTLKSLEFSIFINVILAVFNMLPLPPLDGGRVAVGLLPKRPAMALAKLERYGMLILIGLILVLPMLLQNMGIKLNPFALVILPIAFALIKFIIGLVGLD
- a CDS encoding cyclase family protein, giving the protein MDTLSNLKLIDLTHTIAPNIPCWNGPKSCGFQHEIKLDYTDGNRDPGFRVQQITMHAGIGTHMDAPAHCVPGGDSIAELPLENFFAPCCVIDVSDRIHERYSLSVDDIRGFESQHGKLKENTFVIVYTGWEKFWGTPERYHNNYTFPSVSEKAALILLERKIVGLGIDTFSPDRPEDGFPVHQHILGARKYIIENIANTRLLPPTGAYTLALPIKTFEGTEAPTRLVGLVQC